Genomic segment of Dehalogenimonas alkenigignens:
AGCACTCGGCAAGAGCTAGAATCGGGACAAGCAGGAAGCTCCAGAAGATGTGCATTGAGAGGTAATAGCCACCGATATAATCTTCACCAAGAAGGTTCAACAGCCTCAGAATCATGAGGATGTAAAAGACATTTCGGATAAGACTATCGAGGCCTGACCAACTGCCGACCTTGAGGTATGTCTTCCAATCGTGGAATGAAAAAAGCGAGGGAAGCGATTTTACTTTTGACGAAATATAAGGTCGAAGCAACAAGATCGCGGTGATCAGCAGGGCAAGGCTTGAGACCATGTCTGCCCAGGCGACCCCGAGTACACCAATATCCAGGGAGAATGAATAACCACCGTAGAAAACACTGTCAAAGATGAACCGGTAGACAACCTGCATAATCGCCAGGGTCAAGATAAAACGTTTTCGGTTGACGGTCTCAACGATCACTATCGAAGCCGCACTTAGCAGGAAAACGGGTATGGCGGCTGTCTTTATTTTCAAAAAGGCCGCTGTCGTTTGCTGCAATGGCTCAGGAGTGCCGATTACCGAGACGAACTGGGACGAAAAGGTGAACAAAAAGACAGCTAATACCGATGAAATCGCGAGGATCATGGTGAAAGCCGTTCTGATTCGAGAATCAGGCCCGGCGTCACTCTGCAGCCCTTTACCTATGAAGAAGAACAAAGCCAGGACAAAGGTTTCTTGAATGATTTCAAGGAATAAATCGACGAACTGCCATTGAGCTACGATTGATAGTGCGCTTGAATCGGGGATCGCATTCCCGATGAGGTAGACACTGTATGAACGGTAGAACTGTGGCAACGCCATGAAGAGGAAGATAAGCCCATACAGGCCCCAGTCCCACTGGCGAAAAAGAGGAGCTAGGAAACTTCGTGCAGAGGATAAGGTGTGCAATACCATGGCGGATCCTCTTTAGTGAGTGGTCAAATTATGGGAATTTTAGCTGGCTTTAAGTGGAAAATCCAGCTTCAGCGCTTTTCGATCTTGGCGGAAAACCGAGGGGTTGATGAGGCCCCTCGGTTACAATACAACGAATGTATGAAGACTGAAGGTGAATTAGGACCAGAAATTTGT
This window contains:
- a CDS encoding MATE family efflux transporter, which codes for MVLHTLSSARSFLAPLFRQWDWGLYGLIFLFMALPQFYRSYSVYLIGNAIPDSSALSIVAQWQFVDLFLEIIQETFVLALFFFIGKGLQSDAGPDSRIRTAFTMILAISSVLAVFLFTFSSQFVSVIGTPEPLQQTTAAFLKIKTAAIPVFLLSAASIVIVETVNRKRFILTLAIMQVVYRFIFDSVFYGGYSFSLDIGVLGVAWADMVSSLALLITAILLLRPYISSKVKSLPSLFSFHDWKTYLKVGSWSGLDSLIRNVFYILMILRLLNLLGEDYIGGYYLSMHIFWSFLLVPILALAECSKVLIANHSADLTKVRKLWYSSMAIGGSVIVLWLILLPLWRPFAGLLNSNPEIVNYSVHAMMLLILPYILFALNMVTDAIFYGIGKTQYQAYQSAITNGTVYVAAFIAYLAGLWNSTFTSILILFGLGILVDSILTVFFALRVLGFNQTGAQLVSSRAPVTE